In Deltaproteobacteria bacterium, the genomic stretch GGTCGACGAGGCGCAGGATTCGAACGCACCAGCCGAGATCCGCGAAGAAGTCCTGCCCGGATATCGCATCGGGAAGCTCCTCGCCTGTCGCGCACGCTGTCGGATCGTCGTCGGCCGCGAGCAGATGAAGAAGGAGGTTGCAGACGCTAGTGTGCTGTACTGGGCGTTTGCGCGAAACAACCGACCCACTGCAGATCTCAGCGTCGGCTGGGGGAGCAACTCGCAGTGGCGCACCTCGTTCAGGCTCGATTACGAGGTCGACGGAACGTACTACTTCAACCATGGCGGGGAGCGAGCGCCGACCAACGGCGACGAGACGCTTGAGACGGACGAAATCCTCGAGCTGCTGCGGCACAGGTGCTTCGTCCGCTGCGCCAAGGACGGATCCGACTTGTGGCCGTACGCCTGGTGTGCGATCGAGCGGCCCAACAAGCCGTTGCAGCTGACGCCTCACTCGAGCTACGCTCGAGCAGGCCGCAGCTGAACGCCTACTCCGCTGGGCAGCAATGCGACGACGGCGGTTGGTCGGGGAGGGACGCGGGTGGGGGACCTTCGGTGATGCCGGCTAACCGCGCGCTCCGGCGGACGGCGCTTGCGCGCCGTCGCTGAGCGCGTGATCGTTGTACGGACGCCCGTGACCATTGAGCGCCGACGAAGCTGACGGCCGAGTGCGAGGCCTGCGAGCGCCCGCGAACTCGTCACGACATGGCAGCTTGACGCGGCCGCAGCTCAGCGCGAGGGTCGTCGTGGAGACGGTCGGACGCTCGGGACCGCCAAGGGTATGCCGAACGGGACCGCACTCATGTACGCAGTCGTCGCGGTCTTCGGTACCGCACTCGGGGGTCTGCTCGTTGCGGGCCTGATGCGGTCCCGGCTCGTCCCGGTCCTGCGAGCGCGGAAGGCTCGGAGGTTCGACTCGAGGGTTCGGGGTGCGCTTCGATCGCAGACCCCTGACGCCCTCGCCAAGGTGTTTCGCGCTGCGTTGGAGGACGCAGTCGATCCTATTCTTCATGCTCGGCATTGGACGGTGTTTGGCCGACTCTCGCGCAGATTCAGGGACGAAGCCGACCGGGTCGAACGCGGACTTCCGGAAGCGCGAGCTGCAGGCGAGGCGCTTGCTTCGGCACTCTACGGCGTCTTCCACCATGCCGAGAAGATGCTCGAGTCCGGACCCGCAGCACCAGGGCACCAGACTCTGGTCCGGCTCGAGCTCGACTTTCTCCTGCACCTCCTGCGGGACGGCGACGCAGCGGGAGCGGCGACGTGCGCTCATCAGGGGATATCCGCGACCAAGTCACCGACGCTCGCGCTGTGGACGCCAGTATGGCAGGCACACCTTCTGGCAGCGGAGGTCGCTGAAGGTCGACACACCTTCGACGAGATTGATGAGTGGATGCGCCGCGCCGACGACGCCATCTCCATCCTGCTCTTGTCGTGGTCCGCAAGTGCGCACGCGGCCGAGACTGGCGACGAAGAGCGCGGGCTCGCCTATCTCGCGACGTACAGAGGAGTCGGTCCCCATTGCCCTCCACCTCGCGTGCGGCCGCTGTGATGACGTTCCGCCACGCGGCTCCGAATGTTGCCGGCCGATCGCGTGGGCACAACTGGCAACCCTGGCCAGCCCTGGCCAGCCCTCACGGGCGCTCGATGTACTTCCAGATCCCGCTGCCGTAGGTCCCCGAGACGATCACGTACGCGAGCAGCGACGGATCGTAGGACACCGCCATGCCGAAGGGCGCACCGCCCTCGTGCATCTCGGCCGGGGTTTCGCAGTAGGCGACGTCCCAGGCCTCGGCGCCGATCGGTGCGTCGATCGGCGCGCGTGCGAGATCGGGATACGAGAGATAGCTGGTGTAGAGATAGCGCTCGGTCGCGGCGATGTTCGTCATGTTCGAGCCCTCGAACTGGTGCTCGCCGGCCCAGGAGCCCATCGTGAAGTGCTCCCAGGTCGCTCCGTCGTCGAGGCTGCGGGCGCCGTTGTTGTTGCCGGTGGCGAAGATCGTGCCGTCGGCGGTGATGACATTCTGGTGGCTGCCGTGGGCGTGCTCGAGGTCGTCGACCTTGGTCCACGCGGCGGTGCTGATCTCGCCATCGACGCGGCCGGCGGTGGTGGTGCGCCAGATGCCGTTGGTGCCGCCGTTGTCCTGGGCGATGACGGCCCAGGTGGTCGCGCTGATCGGGATCACGTAGTGCGACGTGCCGATGCCGGCCGGTGGCATGTGCACCACCCAGCTCGCGCCGCCATCGGTGGTCTCGCCGAAGCCACCGTCGGGTAGATCTTTGAGTCCGTAGTGGTAGGTCGCGAGCACGTGATGGGGTGGATCATCGGGCAGGATCTGGACGTGATAGAGGTCGGTGAGCGCGGGCCCGAAGGGATTCTGGTTCGCGAAGGCGGTGTCGGCTGCGGTCGAGCGCTCCCACGTGACGCCGCCATCGGTCGACTTCCACGCACCGACCGCGCCGTAGCCCGAGGGTGACCACATCGTCGGCGGTGTGTCGGGATCGCGATTCGGATTGGGGTCGATCGACGCGCCCCACGGGTTGCCGGTGATCTCCGCGGTGGTGTTGCGATTCTCCCAGGTGTCGCCGAAGTCGGTCGATCGGTAGACCTTGATCGTCGGTCCACCGTTGCTGCCGACGAACGCATAGAAGTCGCTCGGTCGCGCCGGATCCACCAGCACGGTCTGCACGGTGTCGGGCGCGGTGAAGCCGGGCAGCTCGCGGGCGATCCACGCGTCGTAGGGGCAGTTGCCGGCCTCGACGCATGGGTCGAGCGGCGGCGGATCGCCGGTCGAACCGCCGCTGTCGCTCGCGGACGCGTGGCCCGTCGAGTCGCCGTCGTCGAGGGTCGTCGTGCCAGCGGTGCCGTCGCTCGCGGGGCTCGTGTTCGCCGTCGTCACGCCGTCGTCGGCCGATGATGCGGAGGTGCCGTCGTCGTCGGCCGACGCCGCGTCGCCAGCGGTGCCCGACTCGGCGCCCCCGCAGGCCGCGAGCGCAACCAGCGACGCGAGCGCGGTGACCCGCGCGAGCGCGGGACCGCGGAGGGGGTCGATGCGACGGGTACGGCCTGACGTCATGCGAATGTGGATGCAGACCGCCGGGCCGATCTTTGAGGCAATCGACCGCGTCGGGTGTTCACCGAGCGCTACGGCGGATCGCCCGTCATCCGCGTCGCGCGCGAGCACAGTGCCTCGTGTTTCGCTCGCGGTGGGGGATACTGACCGCCGTGACCGACGCGGCGCCGGAGTTCCACGAGCGGGTGGGCCGCCACCCGGCGGTGGCGGCTGCGTGGCAGTTCGATGCGACCACCGCGAGATCGTCGATCGTCGCGGCCGATGGCTGCTTCGACTTCATCGTGGTGCACGACGACACGCGCGGGCGCTGCTCGGGCTACGTCTACACGCCCGTCACGGCCGCGCACGTGGTCGCGTCGGCGGCCCGGACGCGATTGGTCGGCGTCCGCCTGCAGCCGGGCTACGGTGCAGCGCTGCGCGAGTGCGGGCCCGAGCTCGTGCGACGCGTCGCCGCCGATGGGCCGAGCTCGGTCGACGCGCTCGAGGCCTTGGTGGTCGACACGCTCGATGCGGTCACGCCACCCGAGCTCGTCCACGACTTCGTCGCGCTCGCACGGGCATCACGGGGCGAGCATCGTCTGACCGCTTGCGGCACCGGGAGCGCCGCGCGCGAGCTGCAGCGCGCCTGCCAGCGGTGGCTCGGCTTGCCGCCGAAGGTGTTCCTGCGGATCGAGCGGGTGTGGGCCGCGCGTCGCAAGATCCGCGAGGGCCATCCGCTCGCGGCGGTCGCAGCCGAGCTCGGCTACGCCGATCAGGCCCACCTGTCGCGCGAGGTGAAGCAGCTGCTCGGCGTCACCCCACGCGCGCTGCGGCCTGTCGGAATTCTTCAAGCTCGAAGCGTCGGGCGCGAGTAGCTTGGCCGCACCGCTGCGGGCGGTGGAGGCTGATCCAGACATGGCGAAGACCAAGAGCAGCGCGCCGAAGCTCGGCTACGTGATCGTGTATGTGCCCGATGTCGGGGCGACGCTCGAGTTCTACGAGCGCGCCTTCGGCGTCGAGCGCCGATTCCTGCACGAGTCCGGCCAGTACGGCGAGCTCGCGACCGGTAGCACCGCGCTCGCGTTCGCCGATGAGGACCTCACGACGACCGGTCACGTGTTCGAGCGCAATCGACCCGCAGCCAAGGCCGCAGGGGCGGAAGTCGCGTTCGTCGTGGACGATGTCGCGGCCGCGTTCGCCCGCGCGGTCGCGGCCGGGGCCAGCGCAATGGCCCAGCCGAGCGAGAAGCCGTGGGGCCAGACCCTCGCGTACGTCCGCGATCTCAACGGCTTCCTCGTCGAGCTGTGCACCGAAGTGACCGCATGACGGTGGCGACGCGGCCGCGTCGATTTCGTTGAACCGAAGGCGGCGCTGGCGACACGGCCGGTAGCGAAGGGAGCGCGCCGCTTCGATCGGCCGCCTCGTCGCCCATGCCCTGCGCCCACGTCGTCCCCCGCGAAGCCTCCGCGCCCGTCCCTGCTCGCGCGTGTCCGCACCTGCTGCCTGCGCTGCCGCGGGCCACCACTGCGCCCCACGTGCGCGGTCTGCCACTGCTCGGCTCGGCGCTGCAGATCCTCCGCGATCCCTACGGCTGGTGGCCGCGCCAGCACCGTCGCTTGGGGCCGGTGTTCCGACTCACGCTGCCGATCGCCGGTCGCACGTGGATCGCGATCGCCGGCCGCGATGCCAACGAGCTGCTCGCCCGCGACGGCGCGCGCGTGTTTTCGCAGGTGATGACCTACCCGCGCGCGCCGCAGGTGCTCGGCACCACCGCGCACCCGAGCTTCACCGAGGGGCCGCTGCAGCTGCACCTGCGCCGACAGGTCGCGCCCGGCTTCACACGCCAGGCGCTCGCGCCCCACCTCGAGGCCATCGCTCAGCACCTGCACGCGCACGTCGAGCGCTGGCGGCCGGGACAACGCCTCGACGTCACCGCCGAGACCTCGCAGATGGGTCTCGATGCAATCTCGCTGTTCGCGAGCGGCCAGCCGCTGGGCTTCGATGCCGCGATCGTGCGCCGCTACGCGACCGTGTTCACTGGCGTGATTGCGATGAGCTGGCCGATGGCGCTGCTGCGCTGGCCCGCGGTGCGCCGCGCGAGCACGGCGCTCGACACGATGATCGAGCGTCGCCTCGCCGAGCACCGCGATCGCGAACCCGGCGCGCACCCGCCCGACTACTTCGACCACTTGCTGCGGGGCTCGCTACCCGACGGTGAGGCGCTTCCCGAGCGCGTGCGCGTGGTGTTCGGGCAGATGCCGTTCAAGAACATGGGCGTCTACGCCGGCCGTGTGATCAACCACCTGCTCTATCAGATCGTGCATCGCCCCGAGGTGCTCGCGCGGGTGCAGCCCGAGATCGATCGCACCTTCGACGGCAGCCCCATCACACTCGAGGCGCTCGACGCGATGGCGGCCCTGCGCGCCACGCTGGCCGAGACCCTGCGGATCCTACCCGTCGCGGTCGCGCTGCAGCGAACCGTGTGCGAGCCGTTCGCGTTCGGCGGCCACCGCTTCGAGCCCGGCGATCGCGTGTTCACGCCGCTGTCGGCGACTCACTTCCTCGAGCAGCACTTCCCCGAGCCGCAGCGCTTCGACATCGATCGTTTCATCGATCGACCGAGCCCAGCGCCGTACACGTACAACCCCTTCGGCGTCGGCCACCACGCGTGCGTCGCGAAGTCGGTGTTCGAGCCCCTGGCGCTGATGGTGGTGGGCACCGCGCTGCGCCGCTGGCAGCTCGCGGCGCCGTATCGCCTGCGCACCATCGTCGATGCGCTGCCGGGACCGTGGCCCTGGCATCGCATGCACGTCGTGGCCTCGCGTGAACCTCGAGCCAGCCTCAGCGCCTGACGGACCTCGACCCATGCTCGTACGAATCCTCGGAATCCAAGACGACCCCACGGCGATCTTCCTCGCGCTGGTGTGCGGGGGATTGTTCACCTACTTCGCGTGTTCGGGCCTGGCGTACCTGGTGTTCTTCCGCTGGGGCGCGGCGCGATTCCATCCGAACGAGGTCGGCGACCCCGCGCAGGATCGTCGCGCGCGTCGCTGGGGCACCGCGTCGATCGTCGGCAACGCCGCGCTCGCGGTACCCTTCCACTGGCTGCTCTCCCACGGTGCAGGGCAGCTGTACTGGGACGTCGACGAGCACGGCTGGGGGTGGCTGTTCGCCAGCATCGCGCTCTATCTCGTCGTCACCGAGACGCTGGTCTACTGGGTGCATCGCGCCCTCCACGGCGACCTGCTGTATCGCACGCTGCACCGTCATCATCACGGCTTCCGCGTGAGTAACCCGTGGGTGAGCACCGCGTTTCATCCGCTGGATTCGTTTGCACAGGCGCTGCCTCATCACCTGTGCGCCTTCTTGTTCCCGCTGCACGCGCTGGTCTACCTCACGATGCTCGCGTTCGTGACGATGTGGGCAGTGTCGATCCACGATCGCATCTCGTGGGCGCGCTGCAAGCTCATCAACTACACCGGACATCACACGCTGCATCATTGGTACTACCACTGCAACTTCGGCCAGTTCACCACCATCTGGGATCGCCTCGCGGGCACGTACCGCGACCCCGAGCGGTACGATGCGACGATTCCCGCGGGGGTGTTGGTGCGTGGCCAGGATTGTCGCGAGCGTCACGGCCGTACGGGCGCCAGCAATGCACCGCCGAACGACAGCAGCCGCCGCTCGGCGGTCTTGGCCACCGCCGCGTCCTCGAACTCGGCGATCAACGCCACGCGACCGTCGGCCAGCAGCGGATCGACCTCTGCGAGATCGCGACGGGGATCGGTCGTGCCGATGAGCATGCCGGCGAGGCCGCCGAACAGGCCACCGAATGCCACGCCGACGAGCGCGCCGATCCAAGGCGACACTCCGGACTCCCGGATGAACGCGAACGGCAACATCGTGAGCAGGCCGCCGAGCACGGCCATGCCCAGGCCGCCCCATAGCGCACCGTCCCGCGCGCGCGTCTGCGACACCGGCAGCTTGCCGTCGATCAGCCGCCGATAGTGAACCTCAATCGAGTCCGCGTTCTCGGCGTAGCCAGACGCGAGCAGAGACTGATAGGCATCGCGGGCAGCGCGAAGACCGTCGAACACGACGCAGATCGAGTGGCTCATGGGGACGATCTCCTGACCACACTGGATAGCAATCGCAGTGCCACCGTCGTCGCTCACGATTTGCGCGGGCGCGGTGGGCCCGAGCGCGCAGGTGCGCGCGTGGTCACGGTCGCGGTCGACTGGATCTCGGCGCTCGGGGCATGCGCGTCCGAGCTCCGGTCGCGACCCGCCGAGCGCGGACGCGGCCGCGCGTCACATCAATGCGACGACCGCGGCGACCGTCGCGAGCACACCCGTGGCACCGAGCACGATCATCACCATCGTCGGGCTCGGCAGCGCGCCGGCGAGCGCACGGCC encodes the following:
- a CDS encoding cytochrome P450 translates to MRGLPLLGSALQILRDPYGWWPRQHRRLGPVFRLTLPIAGRTWIAIAGRDANELLARDGARVFSQVMTYPRAPQVLGTTAHPSFTEGPLQLHLRRQVAPGFTRQALAPHLEAIAQHLHAHVERWRPGQRLDVTAETSQMGLDAISLFASGQPLGFDAAIVRRYATVFTGVIAMSWPMALLRWPAVRRASTALDTMIERRLAEHRDREPGAHPPDYFDHLLRGSLPDGEALPERVRVVFGQMPFKNMGVYAGRVINHLLYQIVHRPEVLARVQPEIDRTFDGSPITLEALDAMAALRATLAETLRILPVAVALQRTVCEPFAFGGHRFEPGDRVFTPLSATHFLEQHFPEPQRFDIDRFIDRPSPAPYTYNPFGVGHHACVAKSVFEPLALMVVGTALRRWQLAAPYRLRTIVDALPGPWPWHRMHVVASREPRASLSA
- a CDS encoding VOC family protein — encoded protein: MAKTKSSAPKLGYVIVYVPDVGATLEFYERAFGVERRFLHESGQYGELATGSTALAFADEDLTTTGHVFERNRPAAKAAGAEVAFVVDDVAAAFARAVAAGASAMAQPSEKPWGQTLAYVRDLNGFLVELCTEVTA
- a CDS encoding AraC family transcriptional regulator, translated to MTDAAPEFHERVGRHPAVAAAWQFDATTARSSIVAADGCFDFIVVHDDTRGRCSGYVYTPVTAAHVVASAARTRLVGVRLQPGYGAALRECGPELVRRVAADGPSSVDALEALVVDTLDAVTPPELVHDFVALARASRGEHRLTACGTGSAARELQRACQRWLGLPPKVFLRIERVWAARRKIREGHPLAAVAAELGYADQAHLSREVKQLLGVTPRALRPVGILQARSVGRE
- a CDS encoding sterol desaturase family protein encodes the protein MLVRILGIQDDPTAIFLALVCGGLFTYFACSGLAYLVFFRWGAARFHPNEVGDPAQDRRARRWGTASIVGNAALAVPFHWLLSHGAGQLYWDVDEHGWGWLFASIALYLVVTETLVYWVHRALHGDLLYRTLHRHHHGFRVSNPWVSTAFHPLDSFAQALPHHLCAFLFPLHALVYLTMLAFVTMWAVSIHDRISWARCKLINYTGHHTLHHWYYHCNFGQFTTIWDRLAGTYRDPERYDATIPAGVLVRGQDCRERHGRTGASNAPPNDSSRRSAVLATAASSNSAINATRPSASSGSTSARSRRGSVVPMSMPARPPNRPPNATPTSAPIQGDTPDSRMNANGNIVSRPPSTAMPRPPHSAPSRARVCDTGSLPSISRR